Proteins from a genomic interval of Fundidesulfovibrio putealis DSM 16056:
- a CDS encoding branched-chain amino acid ABC transporter permease: MEDFISRYGFLFVTIIQQALLGLSLYFPLMAGQLSLASIGFYALGGYVAAIMGTHPALAPLRETLGFFIFPLEWLVAGLISILLGLGLGFPALRLRGIYLALATIAFVQVFGVLVLNMPIAGGAVGIFGIPQAFESRLAYIWFFGPLLVLTLLFLKRLEATGTGRLFFSIREDELAARAMGVNVTWRKVQAFVIGCALAGVVGAMSAPFLNTWNTRQGTFDAGVACLAYVLIGGARSKWGALLGAALLVSLPELLRPLKDSRMILNGLVLVLACVYMPQGIVGLFSRRKS; the protein is encoded by the coding sequence GTGGAAGATTTCATCTCGCGCTACGGCTTTCTTTTCGTGACCATCATCCAGCAGGCGCTGCTGGGCCTGAGCCTGTATTTCCCGCTCATGGCCGGGCAGCTGTCCCTGGCCAGCATAGGGTTTTACGCCCTGGGCGGCTACGTGGCGGCCATCATGGGCACGCATCCGGCCCTGGCTCCCCTGCGCGAAACCCTGGGCTTCTTCATCTTCCCGCTGGAATGGCTGGTGGCCGGGCTCATCTCCATCCTCCTGGGGCTTGGGCTCGGATTCCCGGCGCTTCGCCTGCGCGGCATCTATCTGGCCCTGGCAACCATCGCCTTCGTGCAAGTCTTCGGCGTCCTGGTGCTGAACATGCCTATCGCGGGCGGAGCCGTGGGCATTTTCGGCATCCCCCAGGCCTTCGAGAGCCGTCTGGCCTACATCTGGTTCTTCGGGCCGCTCCTGGTGCTGACGCTTCTTTTCCTCAAACGCTTGGAGGCCACCGGCACGGGCCGCCTGTTCTTCTCCATCCGCGAGGACGAGCTGGCCGCCAGGGCCATGGGCGTGAACGTCACCTGGCGCAAGGTGCAGGCCTTCGTCATCGGCTGCGCCCTGGCCGGAGTGGTCGGAGCCATGAGCGCCCCCTTCCTGAACACCTGGAACACCCGCCAGGGAACATTCGACGCGGGCGTGGCCTGTCTGGCCTACGTGCTCATCGGCGGCGCGCGCTCCAAGTGGGGGGCGCTTCTCGGCGCGGCCCTGCTGGTGAGCCTGCCCGAGCTCCTGCGCCCGCTCAAGGATTCGCGCATGATATTGAACGGTCTGGTGCTGGTGCTGGCCTGCGTGTACATGCCCC
- a CDS encoding branched-chain amino acid ABC transporter permease, with protein sequence MSLAWFLQNLLNGLSIGSVYAVFALGYTLVFSILGIINFAHGAVFTLGAYLTYVLAVGQFGLNGMLAGVTLPFKLPFVLALLAGAFLSGLAGLAVERLAFRPLRKRGADALLALVSSLGVALILVNLIQYLFGAEIYSFPPDVFGSLPAAMIFKIGDKIVAVRSVQVILFGVSMLLLLALVWFIHFTKQGKALQATAENPDTASLLGIGVDTFIMGTFFISGILGGLSGTLIGVSFGLAGPYFGVAYGLKALAVIVLGGLGSIPGAVVGGLVIGLAEAFLPPDMSSYKEAVAYVLLFVILLVRPQGLLGKNAEQKV encoded by the coding sequence ATGTCCCTAGCCTGGTTTCTACAAAATCTCCTGAACGGCCTGTCCATCGGCAGCGTCTACGCCGTGTTCGCCCTGGGTTACACCCTGGTGTTCTCCATCCTGGGCATCATCAACTTCGCCCACGGCGCGGTGTTCACCCTGGGGGCCTACCTCACCTACGTGCTGGCCGTGGGCCAGTTCGGGCTGAACGGCATGCTGGCCGGAGTGACCCTGCCCTTCAAGCTGCCCTTCGTGCTGGCGCTTTTGGCGGGCGCGTTCCTCTCCGGACTCGCCGGGCTGGCCGTTGAGCGGCTGGCCTTCAGGCCGCTTCGCAAGCGCGGCGCGGACGCCCTGCTGGCCCTGGTGTCCAGCCTCGGCGTGGCGCTCATCCTGGTGAACCTGATCCAGTACCTCTTCGGCGCGGAGATATACTCCTTCCCGCCCGACGTGTTCGGCTCCCTGCCTGCGGCCATGATCTTCAAGATCGGCGACAAGATCGTCGCGGTGCGCTCCGTGCAGGTGATTCTTTTCGGCGTGAGCATGCTCCTGCTCCTGGCCCTGGTGTGGTTCATCCACTTCACCAAGCAGGGCAAGGCCCTCCAGGCCACCGCCGAGAACCCGGACACCGCGAGCTTACTTGGCATCGGCGTGGACACCTTCATCATGGGCACGTTCTTCATCTCTGGCATCCTGGGCGGGCTCTCCGGCACGCTCATCGGAGTCAGCTTCGGGCTGGCCGGGCCGTACTTCGGCGTGGCCTACGGCCTGAAGGCCCTGGCGGTCATCGTGCTGGGCGGCCTGGGCTCCATCCCCGGCGCCGTGGTGGGCGGACTGGTCATCGGCCTGGCCGAGGCCTTCCTGCCACCGGACATGTCCTCCTACAAGGAGGCTGTGGCCTACGTGCTGCTCTTCGTCATCCTGCTGGTGCGGCCTCAGGGCCTGCTTGGCAAAAACGCGGAACAGAAGGTGTAG
- a CDS encoding ABC transporter substrate-binding protein yields the protein MTRVIALMALLLSLAVPAMAEPVANPVPIGFAVATTSNVALFGEEQMNGAKIAEAYFNAQNGINGTPIKLIYQDTAGDEAGAVNAFQSLITGKVVAIIGPTLSQQAFAANPLADRAKVPVVGPSNTAKGIPQIGEFVGRISAPMTDVAPNSLKKAMALNPNIKRVVVMFAQNDAFSASETGIFQEAIKGLGLEVVTIQKFQTTDTDFTTQVTAVLGANADLVVISGLAADGGNLVKQLRQLGYKGLIVGGNGFNSTNMFPVCGPLCEGILVAQAYSPQADNPTNKAFVAKFEEAYKKTPPQFAAQAFTAVQVVVESLRNIEKQTGKKITDMDLAEVRVALNKALRTGSFITPVGEISLTPEGEVVQKQFYVSTVKMNPDGKTGAFVLTK from the coding sequence ATGACCCGAGTGATTGCGCTCATGGCTTTGCTGTTGTCGTTGGCGGTCCCCGCCATGGCGGAACCCGTCGCAAACCCCGTTCCCATCGGCTTTGCCGTGGCCACAACCAGCAACGTGGCCCTTTTCGGCGAAGAGCAGATGAACGGCGCGAAAATCGCCGAGGCCTATTTCAACGCCCAGAACGGCATCAACGGCACCCCCATCAAGCTGATCTACCAGGACACCGCCGGCGACGAAGCGGGCGCGGTCAACGCTTTCCAGAGCCTGATCACCGGCAAGGTCGTGGCCATCATCGGCCCCACCCTGTCCCAGCAGGCCTTCGCGGCCAACCCCCTGGCCGACCGGGCCAAGGTGCCCGTGGTCGGACCCTCCAACACCGCCAAGGGCATCCCCCAGATCGGCGAGTTCGTGGGCCGCATCTCCGCCCCCATGACCGACGTGGCTCCCAACTCCCTCAAGAAGGCCATGGCGCTGAACCCCAACATCAAGCGCGTGGTGGTGATGTTCGCCCAGAACGACGCCTTCTCCGCCTCGGAGACCGGCATCTTCCAGGAAGCCATCAAGGGCCTGGGGCTTGAGGTCGTCACCATCCAGAAGTTCCAGACCACCGACACCGACTTCACCACCCAGGTGACCGCCGTGCTCGGCGCCAACGCCGACCTGGTGGTCATCTCCGGCCTCGCCGCCGACGGCGGCAACCTGGTGAAGCAGCTGCGCCAGCTGGGCTACAAGGGCCTGATCGTCGGCGGCAACGGCTTCAACTCCACCAACATGTTCCCGGTGTGCGGCCCCCTGTGCGAAGGCATCCTGGTGGCCCAGGCCTACAGCCCCCAGGCCGACAACCCCACCAACAAGGCCTTCGTGGCCAAGTTCGAGGAAGCCTACAAGAAGACTCCCCCGCAGTTCGCAGCCCAGGCCTTCACCGCCGTGCAGGTGGTGGTCGAGTCGCTCAGGAACATCGAGAAGCAGACCGGCAAGAAGATCACCGACATGGATCTGGCCGAAGTGCGCGTTGCCCTGAACAAGGCCCTGCGTACCGGTTCCTTCATCACCCCGGTGGGCGAGATCAGCCTGACTCCGGAGGGTGAGGTCGTCCAGAAGCAGTTCTACGTCTCCACCGTCAAGATGAACCCCGACGGCAAGACCGGCGCGTTCGTCCTGACCAAGTAA
- a CDS encoding glycerate kinase type-2 family protein has translation MPTSDPAKDLETIFTAALHRIDPYKMITNHVRLEGDVLVVDMEGEVRRVDLTPFSRILVLGGGKASARMARAFEELLGGRITAGLVVVKYGHTDTLTRIEQVESGHPVPDQNGVDGALRLAELARGADDKTLVITCISGGGSALMPAPLRYVVNGETIVLTLSDKQETTKALLACGADIREINCLRKHLSMLKGGRFLKLMAPARSLNFILSDVVGDCLQTIASGVTSADEGTFAEAMGIVRKYGIADKLPPNVLKVLTLGEQGAVEETVKPGDPVLALADNILIGTNQAALMAACDKARELGYNVAPLTCLLTGEAREAAKFQAGIAKDVRKSGMLVAKPACVLLGGETVVTLAGEGKGGRNQEMALAFLAEMDKDADSGKNIYYLSASTDGSDGPTDAAGAFATPQLLEKARKMGLSMGKALAENDSYHFFEALGGLYKTGPTMTNVCDLHMIVVI, from the coding sequence ATGCCCACCAGTGACCCCGCCAAGGATCTGGAGACGATCTTCACCGCAGCGCTTCACCGCATCGACCCCTACAAGATGATCACCAACCACGTCCGCCTGGAGGGCGACGTGCTGGTGGTGGACATGGAGGGCGAGGTGCGCCGGGTGGACCTGACGCCGTTTTCGCGCATCCTGGTGCTGGGCGGCGGCAAGGCTTCGGCCCGCATGGCCAGGGCCTTCGAGGAACTCCTGGGCGGGAGGATAACGGCTGGGCTGGTGGTGGTGAAGTACGGCCACACGGACACGCTCACGCGCATCGAGCAGGTGGAGTCCGGGCATCCCGTGCCGGACCAGAACGGCGTGGACGGCGCGCTCCGGCTGGCCGAGCTGGCCCGCGGCGCCGACGACAAGACCCTGGTCATCACCTGCATCTCCGGGGGCGGCTCGGCGCTCATGCCTGCGCCGCTTCGCTACGTGGTAAACGGCGAGACCATCGTGCTGACCCTTTCCGACAAGCAGGAGACCACCAAGGCCCTCTTGGCCTGCGGGGCCGACATCCGCGAGATCAACTGCCTGCGCAAGCACCTGTCCATGCTCAAGGGCGGGCGTTTCCTCAAGCTCATGGCCCCGGCCAGGAGCCTCAACTTCATCCTGTCCGACGTGGTGGGCGACTGCCTCCAGACCATCGCCTCAGGCGTCACCAGCGCCGACGAGGGCACCTTCGCCGAGGCCATGGGCATCGTTCGCAAATACGGCATCGCGGACAAGCTGCCCCCCAACGTGCTCAAGGTTTTGACCCTGGGCGAACAGGGTGCGGTGGAGGAGACGGTGAAGCCCGGCGACCCTGTGCTGGCCCTGGCCGACAACATCCTCATCGGCACCAACCAGGCCGCGCTGATGGCAGCCTGCGACAAGGCTCGCGAGCTCGGCTACAACGTGGCCCCCCTGACCTGCCTGCTGACCGGCGAGGCCCGCGAGGCCGCCAAGTTCCAGGCGGGCATCGCCAAGGACGTGCGCAAGTCCGGCATGCTGGTGGCCAAACCCGCCTGCGTGCTGCTGGGCGGCGAGACCGTGGTGACCCTGGCCGGAGAGGGCAAGGGCGGGCGCAACCAGGAGATGGCTCTGGCCTTCCTGGCCGAGATGGACAAGGACGCCGACTCGGGCAAAAACATCTATTACCTGTCCGCCTCGACAGACGGCTCGGACGGCCCCACGGACGCCGCAGGAGCCTTCGCAACGCCGCAATTGTTGGAAAAAGCCCGGAAAATGGGCCTGTCCATGGGGAAAGCCCTGGCCGAGAACGACTCCTACCACTTTTTCGAGGCCCTGGGCGGCCTGTACAAGACCGGCCCCACCATGACCAACGTGTGCGATCTGCATATGATCGTGGTGATATAG
- a CDS encoding EAL domain-containing protein, whose product MLVALVLALILAVVVLGGMQRGLRSIAGAGQLASGLALVAAGQGAWLHSLWMGVSSRGLGGQAAHRDIFDFSDPLQVLLLLAVPTAGVILLILGVRRMAPSLQELRAAREALRDNEARYRLVTENQTDLIIKLDRVGRFLSVSPSYCRAFGKSEAELLGSAFMPVVHEDDRAATDRFLSALARPPHIATMENRVLTAQGWRWYSWHDTAAVDPQGLVHEIIAVGRDVTSRKLAEEASHEDSARFRAIVESSPLGMQLYRMEQDGTLIFVRANAAADAILDLDNTRFIGKTIDDAFPSLAGTEIPERFREVCRTGQTWEAEQFLYKDRHISGAFRIRAFRTAPGEVAVFFEDISERNRLESQVEHLALTDALTGTANRTLLMERLGRALERRKRRDDYRYCLLFIDLERFKTVNDSLGHQAGDDVLRESAVRIQNCVRTLDTVGRFGGDEFLVLLEDFETFRTVIKVMRRIQEALKLPIPAGGREVRLGSSIGLAMGLATHSCAEELVRQADLAMRRARERGRNRFRVFSPSILRQTERILQLEGDLESSLANGDYHLVYQPIMSLGGGDLVGFETLVRWNHPELGPVSPMEFIPLAEETGKIVPLEQWIMREALRTFAGWRASYPHAAGLTLSVNLSARHIPDQDFTRFVLETLAENGLPSASVKFEITETSLLTGGAPMIRKLEQLRAVGVRFCIDDFGTGYSSMAYLNRLPIDDLKLDIAFVRHLETRADTLEIARAIIGLAHGLGLSVVAEGIETLGQRAILQEIGCEMGQGYLFARPMTAQDVESTYFESPRREHAHQ is encoded by the coding sequence GTGCTCGTCGCGCTGGTCTTGGCGCTCATCCTTGCCGTGGTCGTGCTGGGCGGGATGCAACGCGGCCTGCGCTCCATCGCGGGGGCGGGGCAGCTCGCGTCGGGGCTGGCGCTGGTGGCAGCCGGGCAGGGCGCGTGGCTGCATTCCCTGTGGATGGGGGTCTCTTCCCGGGGGCTTGGCGGTCAGGCGGCTCACCGCGACATCTTCGATTTTTCCGACCCGCTTCAGGTCCTGCTGCTCCTGGCGGTTCCGACTGCGGGAGTCATTCTTCTCATCCTGGGCGTCAGGCGCATGGCCCCGAGCCTTCAGGAGCTTCGGGCCGCCCGCGAAGCCCTGCGCGACAACGAAGCCCGCTACCGTCTCGTGACCGAGAACCAGACCGACCTCATCATCAAGCTGGACCGTGTAGGCCGTTTCCTGTCGGTCAGCCCGTCTTATTGCCGGGCCTTCGGCAAATCCGAGGCCGAGCTCCTGGGCTCGGCCTTCATGCCCGTGGTCCACGAGGACGACCGCGCGGCCACGGACAGGTTCCTGAGCGCCCTGGCGCGCCCTCCCCATATCGCCACCATGGAGAACCGGGTACTGACCGCCCAGGGCTGGCGCTGGTACTCCTGGCACGACACCGCAGCTGTGGACCCGCAGGGGCTGGTGCACGAGATCATCGCGGTTGGCCGGGACGTCACCTCGCGCAAGCTGGCCGAGGAGGCCTCCCACGAGGATTCCGCCCGCTTCAGGGCCATCGTGGAGTCGTCGCCGCTTGGCATGCAGCTCTATCGCATGGAGCAGGACGGCACCCTCATCTTTGTGCGGGCCAACGCGGCAGCGGACGCGATCCTTGACCTGGACAACACCCGCTTCATCGGAAAAACCATCGACGACGCTTTCCCCTCCCTGGCAGGCACGGAGATCCCCGAGCGGTTCCGCGAGGTCTGCCGTACAGGCCAGACCTGGGAGGCCGAGCAGTTCCTGTACAAGGACAGGCACATCTCCGGGGCTTTCCGCATCAGGGCCTTCCGCACCGCGCCGGGCGAGGTGGCCGTGTTCTTCGAGGACATTTCCGAGCGCAACCGCCTGGAGTCGCAGGTGGAGCATCTGGCCCTGACCGACGCCCTGACCGGCACCGCCAACCGCACACTGCTCATGGAGCGCCTGGGGCGCGCCCTGGAACGGCGCAAACGGCGCGACGACTACCGCTACTGCCTGCTCTTCATCGACCTGGAGCGCTTCAAGACCGTGAACGACAGCCTGGGCCATCAGGCCGGGGACGACGTGCTGCGCGAGAGCGCCGTGCGCATCCAGAACTGCGTGCGCACCCTGGACACCGTGGGGCGTTTCGGCGGGGACGAGTTCCTGGTGCTGCTGGAGGATTTCGAGACCTTCCGTACCGTGATCAAGGTCATGAGGCGCATCCAGGAGGCCCTGAAGCTCCCCATCCCGGCTGGCGGGCGCGAGGTGCGCCTGGGGAGCAGCATAGGCCTGGCCATGGGACTGGCCACGCACAGCTGCGCCGAGGAGCTGGTGCGCCAGGCGGATCTGGCCATGCGCAGGGCGCGCGAGCGTGGGCGCAACCGCTTCCGGGTGTTCTCGCCCAGCATCCTGCGCCAGACCGAGCGCATCCTCCAGCTGGAAGGGGACCTGGAGAGCTCTCTGGCAAACGGCGACTACCATCTGGTCTACCAGCCCATCATGAGCCTGGGCGGCGGCGATCTGGTCGGCTTCGAGACCCTGGTCCGCTGGAACCATCCTGAGCTGGGACCGGTGTCCCCAATGGAGTTCATCCCCCTGGCCGAGGAGACCGGCAAGATCGTGCCCTTGGAGCAGTGGATCATGCGCGAGGCCCTGCGCACCTTCGCCGGGTGGCGCGCCAGCTATCCGCACGCGGCAGGGCTCACGCTCTCGGTGAACCTGTCGGCCCGGCACATCCCGGACCAGGATTTCACCCGTTTTGTGCTGGAGACGCTGGCGGAGAACGGACTGCCTTCGGCTTCGGTGAAGTTCGAGATCACCGAGACCTCGCTTTTGACCGGCGGCGCTCCCATGATCCGCAAGCTCGAACAGCTCCGGGCCGTGGGCGTGCGCTTCTGCATCGACGATTTCGGAACAGGGTACTCGTCCATGGCCTACCTGAACAGGCTGCCCATCGATGACCTCAAACTGGACATAGCCTTCGTCAGGCATCTGGAAACCCGCGCGGACACACTGGAAATCGCCAGGGCCATCATCGGGCTGGCCCACGGGCTGGGCCTCTCCGTGGTGGCCGAAGGCATCGAGACCCTGGGCCAGCGCGCCATCCTGCAGGAGATCGGTTGCGAGATGGGCCAGGGGTATCTGTTCGCGCGTCCGATGACTGCGCAGGACGTGGAATCCACATACTTCGAATCCCCAAGGAGAGAACATGCCCACCAGTGA
- the hmcD gene encoding sulfate respiration complex protein HmcD, which translates to MEFHVYHDFMVYTKGVAYILMAVTLGAALGWWIFLTGKEPKDDNHH; encoded by the coding sequence ATGGAATTCCACGTCTATCACGACTTCATGGTCTACACCAAAGGGGTGGCCTACATCCTGATGGCCGTCACCCTGGGCGCCGCCCTGGGCTGGTGGATCTTCCTGACCGGCAAAGAGCCCAAGGACGACAACCACCATTAG